A window from Drosophila nasuta strain 15112-1781.00 chromosome 3, ASM2355853v1, whole genome shotgun sequence encodes these proteins:
- the LOC132791799 gene encoding neuropeptides capa receptor isoform X2: protein MESFFLTGVLGNVLLCMVIIRHEIMHTATNYYLFSLAVSDLIYLLLGLPTEIFLYWHQYPYLFGSPFCKLRAFISEACSYVSVFTIVAFSMERFLAICHPLHLYTMTGLKRAVKIITALWIVSFIIAIPFGVKSKIQMLEYPIDGTLIEDSAFCSIELGFPEKFPIFEISISIFFIIPMILIILLYGRMGAKIRSRATKDLGVQEGSRNRESRTSQKKKKAVIRMLAAVVVTFFVCWFPFHLQRMWFLYAKDNLHYQEINEWLFSIAGFAYYISCTVNPILYNIMSRRYRVAFKEVLCGRKVVGYYNNGLLREQSSFMRNQRSFRHSSVTTSLGADTPYSRVHSVKNNKRFSCT, encoded by the exons ATGGAgtcattttttttaactgGTGTATTGGGAAATGTGCTGCTCTGTATGGTGATAATTAGACACGAAATTATGCACACAGCAACTAACTATTACCTGTTTAGTCTGGCTGTATCGGATCTTATCTATCTGCTTCTAG GTTTGCCCACTGAAATCTTTCTTTACTGGCATCAATATCCATATTTATTTGGTTCACCATTTTGCAAGTTGCGGGCATTCATTTCTGAAGC ATGCTCATATGTCTCGGTATTCACAATTGTGGCCTTTTCCATGGAGCGATTCTTAGCGATTTGTCATCCATTACATTTGTACACCATGACAGGCCTTAAACGAGCAGTTAAAATTATTACAGCCCTCTGGATTGTAAGTTTTATAATTGCCATACCATTTGGAGTCAAGTCTAAAATTCAAATGCTGGAGTATCCAATTG ATGGAACTCTCATAGAGGACTCTGCCTTCTGTTCAATCGAATTGGGGTTTCCCGAAAAGTTCCCAATATTTGAGATTTCCATTagcatatttttcattattccCATGATACTCATAATATTGCTATATGGTCGCATGGGTGCTAAGATTCGAAGCAGAGCCACCAAAGACTTAG GAGTTCAGGAGGGCTCCAGAAATCGAGAATCTCGCACTtcacagaagaagaaaaaagccGTCATCCGAATGTTGG ctgccgttgttgtcacattttttgtgtgctggttcccatttcatttgcaacgAATGTGGTTCTTATATGCCAAAGACAATCTCCATTACCAGGAGATAAATGAATGGCTCTTCTCTATAGCGGGCTTtgcatattatatttcttg CACCGTTAATCCGAttctatataatattatgtcTCGCCGATATAGAGTTGCCTTTAAGGAGGTGCTTTGTGGGAGAAAGGTTGTTGGCTATTATAACAATGGACTACTGAGGGAACAGTCGAGTTTTATGAGGAACCAAAGAAGTTTTCGACATTCCAGCGTAACAACCAGTCTAGGTGCTGATACTCCATATAGTCGAGTGCATTCTGTAA